The window tttgtgtaaaaatttaagaaaattataataattagataaaataaaatgagataaaaaattttgtaaaaacaaaccagACTTAAAGggcttaaaagttaaaacaccatttataaagttattaaatatatcaaaaacatTTAGCCctagtttggattgaaaattaatctcaactcattattataatttttttaaattctcacataaaatataataaataatttaattttttcaaatcttaaaataataataatattaaaaaataatattctaaaaatattttattcaatttatttaaaaccatttcaattcatcttaaatcattttttaatccaaatttaaaccGTTAAAAATACGTTTCAAGCTACTCAGTCAACCGACCCTTATCTTAcgtaaaggaaaaaataaaaaataaataaaaaaccttaTCCACATCAAGACTTTTTTGGAAAAGACTTTTTTGTCTTTTACGAAGACTATTTCACACGTCGAACCATTgctattaaaaattcaaattctaaCGCTCAAGTCTCCACCGAGAAAAATCAaactctatttctctctctcaaaattacTTTTGTGTCTTGTTATAGTTtagagtttttctatttttaaattaatacgtagaacatattatttatattatttaaataataaaatttaatttaaaatacttaaattttaaaatttatatttcaaatcaaattatattatataaatattttaataagtatattataCACAccgaattaaaaatataattttttcaatatattatataacttctCAATTTTGGcaattgaaaaatgatacaaatacaattattttcattaactttttacagtttgttatgttttaaataaagaatatttttataaaataatttataaaaataacatcattttacataaatgatctcaatttaaaatataattacataaaagcttataaaaaagattatacgTATATCATTAATCTTTTCCAATTACATTAAGCCCATGCAAATTATCAGTCGAATTAtagttattttcaaaataaatgttttacagacaaaataattttataaaagtaaatcaatATGCTAACTtgatacatcaaattataaaattattatttttataatataattataatttattatataaaatcacattaatttatgtatttaattttatcgtATGTCTTTGCACCGAAGCACtcaaaatttgatataaatattctcaaataaaaaaatgacgtGGAGAAGGGTCGGTCGACTAATTGACTTTTTACTTGGAAGACTTTCAAATCAATCTATATATGCATTGAACAAACTGTGAAGAAAGAGGTGGTTGAGCACAGagacaccgagagagagagagagatttctgaTCATAGAACAACGAGATTCCAGCAGTTGTGAATTTGCTTCTAGTCATCTCCATCACAGAGGTATACGATTACGattcttcctttgttttcttaaaatctcattttcgTTGTTTGGGCATGAATTAGTCTAATGCTAATACTGCCTGCTTATTCGTCTTTCTCAATTTGCTGCTTCTTAGTGATCAGGGAAAATCAGTTGTGTACAGCCTATCTTTTTGAAACTATGTtgcatctctttctctctttattgCTTTCTGGGTATGAAAAAACACCAAATTGCTTTTCTGAAGGATTTCTCTGAAACGAAAACCAAAGCCATGTAATTCAACCTGTTTCGTGAAGCTCGCAGATTAGTTTTCTTATCggaataaattctattttttttttataatcataaaaatattattattagagaTATAGAATATAGGTTGGCCGGATAGtatgttgaggaataatttcGACAAAGtattgggcatgtttataatgGATGAATAATTCTCTCTTGTAGAAcagattttatgagatgagttaagttcatgaatttcttcatattAATCCTAACAATTGCCcagaatcaaaacatatttattaaaaaattaatattatccAAAATATTGTTCATACACTCTGTCTCTCTTTCTTCCATATTATGTCAAATGATTAGTCTTAATTTaccctctcttttttttgtgTATGATATCTGACCAGTTATAAAATGTTTTTCCCATTAAACTGAAAATGGTAAGAAGGCCAATTTGTTGgcaatttcttttcctttttccttttcttcttttcaaaaaatgaaaatgttggcTCCCAATATTTTAGCAAAATCTTTCAtgttttttattatcatattttcattattttttattaacatcatatgatagatatatttttgaagatttttattagaatattttaatagcAATCAAGAAGTGATCTTTTTACAGATCTGCACCCTGATCACCTTTTTGGTGTGTTTATGtgcaaaaagagagagatcttGAGAGAAAGATGGAAACCAAACATTTTAGCCACGAGCATCTCTTAGTCTTTGTTGAAAGATTGGAAGGTGATGGAAAGAAGGAACTTGTTTGTTCAGGATGTGAGGAATCTGTATTGGGTATCTGCTACAAATGCTCTGTATGTGATTTTTTCCTGCATAAATCTTGCTATGAATTGCCCCAGGAGATACAACACCCTGTGCACCCAAACCACACTCTTGTTCTCCTAAAACCATCGGAGGAACCAATAATGTTTAGATACTGTGATGCATGCCTTGAGACATGCAACAAATGCTTCTATTACCATTGCAATAGTTGCAGTTTTGACCTTGACATCAAGTGTGCTTCCCACTTGAAGAGAAATGTAAAACCCAGATGAAGACAAAGCATTTGTTGAAATGCCTCAATGGGCGTAAACATTTCTGAATGATATTTCCGTAAGTGCTTATCCTTCATACAGTACATCAGTATTTATAGAAGGCTCAGAATACCAAAACAAATTTACAAGAATATTCTAGAAGATGCTATAGAGGCACGGCCTTGCCATTCTGTTGAGAAGTTTGTTGTGATTTCGGTTGTGGTGGTCTGACAGCAGGTGTGTGCTGTGTAGCTCTGTGTAATGGAGGCAAATATTCTGTTGTGCTAACATCCCCCCTCGATTCGAGCGGCACCTCATGAATGGTGAGGCTTGATCGTAGAAGTGAAAAGCGAGCTGTGGAGAGCGGCTTTGTGAGGATATCAGCAATTTGATCTTTACTTTGAAGGAACTTGACAGCAAGCGCTTTGGCAGCCACGCGATCACGAACAAAGTGATAGTCCAATGCAACATGTTTGATGCGTGAATGCATTACAGGATTAACAGCTAAGTAAGTGGCAccaagattatcacaaaataaagtAGGAATATCTGAAATAATAATTCCTAATTCTGTCAACAAGGATTGTAACCAGAGAATTTCACAAGTTGTGTTTGCAACAGATTTATATTCAGCTTCAGTTGAGGATCTAGCTACCGTGGGTTGTTTCTTTGAACCCCAAGAGATTAAATGAGAACCAAGATAAATACAAAAACCACCTGTTGATTTACGATCATCTGGGCAACCAGCCCAATCGGCATCGGAGAAGGCTGTTATTTTAAAGGAAGAGATAGGAGAGAAGAAAAGACCAAAGGAAGAGGTGAGGCGAAGATAACGAAGAATACGTTTGACAGCTTGCCAGTGAGCTAGACGGGGATAATGCATATATTGACAAACTTTATTAACAGCAAAAGAAATATCGGGTCTagtaaaagaaagatattgaaGGCTACCAACAACACTACGGTAAAGTTGAGGATCCTCAAAAGAGGGGCCATCAACTGCCGTGAGTTTTGTGTTGGAAGCCATTGGAGTTGAGACTGATTTAGAATGATGCATATTTGTGCGATGTAAGAGATCagaaatatatttgtgttgagaCAGGAATAAACCAGACGAATTTCTATAGACCTGAATCCCTAGAAAGTAGTGTAAAATGCCGAGGTCTTTAACTGGAAAATAGAGACGTAAAGCCGAAATGAAGTCATTGATCAAAGATGTGTGAGAGGCAGTAACaataatatcatctacataaacaAGAACATAGATCGAAACAGAGGCAGTAGAGAGAATAAACAGAGATGAATCAGATGTAGATGCATGAAAACCGAGTTCTAATAATCGTGAACTTAGTTTAGCAAACCAAGCCCTAGGAGCTTGTTTCAGACCATATATTGATTTTCGGAGTTTACACACATAATGAGGATAGTCAGGATTTACAAACCCAGTTGGTTGATGCATGAAGACATCCTCTTCCAGATCACCATGTAAGAACGCGTTTTGCACATCCAATTGATGAAGAGCCCATTTCCGAGTCACtgcaagagaaagaattaatcGGATTGTAACAGGCTTAACAACAGGACTAAAAGTCTCAGAATAATCAAAACCAATTTGCTGATGAAACCCTTTTGCAACAAGTCGAGCTTTTCGACGTTCTAGGGTACCATCGGCATGTCTCTTGGTTTTGAGAATCCATTTTGAACCAAGAACATTAAATTTCGGAGAAGGAGGAACCAAATCCCATGTATGATTTCTCAAAAGGGCCTCAAATTCCGCGGCCATGGCATCTCGCCAAACCGGGTATTGAGCAGCAATGGTGTAGGATGGAGGTTCCTCCGGAATAGGGGCAGTTTCGGTGAGAGAGGTGGAGTGTTTGGGAGGAGGCCAAGATATTGTTCCATCTGTGTGAATGAGTGGACGAGAGTGTTGGGTTTTTGATCTTGTGAGCATCTGATGGTGGTTGAGGGGTGCTGGGTTGATGGACGAAGAAGGATTGAGAGAGGGATTGTGCGGCGCTGGAGATAGCGATTTTGAGGGAGAACCGGGTGGGTTGGTTTCGGGTAGGTCTTGAGTTGGGTTATGTTGCTGGGTCGGTGTAGTGTTATCGGGTTGGGCTGGAGATGAAGATGCATGTGTCGGTGTGGTCTCATGAATCGGTGTTGAGGGAATCACATGGGTCGGTGTAGAGTGATGGTCTTGGGCTGTAGACGAATTCACACGGGCCGGTGTCTGAATGTTGGGAGGAGAAGGAATAGAAATGGGTAGAGGAAATGTAGTGGGCTCGGGAGAAGGAGATTGAGccgaagaagaaaattttttttgagagatAGATGAGTCCGAAACTTGTATAGAGGATCTGGTGGGAGAGAAAGGAAAGTGATTTTCATTAAATCGAACATCACGAGAGACGTAGATACGACCAGTAGGAAGATGTAAGCAATTATAACCTTTGTGATTCAagctatatccaataaaaacacaaagttgAGAACGCATATccattttataatgattaaacgGACGAAGGTTGGGCCAACAGGCACATCCAAAAATCCGTAAAAAGTTATAATCAGGCTTTTTATTGAATAAAGCTTGAAAGGGAGAAATATTTCTTAAGATAGGAGTGGGcattctatttattaaaaaagtggCAGTTTGAAATGCCTCAGCCCAAAATTTTGATGGAGCTGATGACTGAGCAAGAAGAGATAGACCAGTTTCCACTATGTGACGATGACGTCTTTCTATACTTCCATTTTGAGCATGAGAATAGGGACAAGTAATGCGATGAGAAATGCCTATtttgagaagaagagaagaaaatggacGAAATTCTCCTCCCCAATCTGTTTGAACGGCAATGATATTTTTGGAGAATGTATTTTGAACAAATCTAATGAAAgctaaaaaaatagtagagaCTTCAGATTTAGTACGTAAGGGAAAGTACCAAATATATTTAgtgaaatcatcaacaataaaaaaataaaacctaaaacCATTAGAGGAGAGCACAGGCGCTGGTccccaaacatctaaaaataaaagttgaaaagcaTGAGTAGaccgagagggagagagaggatggGGGAGAGTGTGAGATTTAGCTTGAAGACAAGCATTACAAAGTGAAGAAAGAGGTGTAGAGGTGATGGGGAGATTATGTTGACGAATAGTCAAAGAAGTAATTCGAGGAGATGGATGTCCTAAACGTGAATGCCAAATTTGAGGAGTAGTCCTTTCACCAATGAAGGCTTGAGGTTGAGTAGAAGCAGTTGATCCAGAAATGAGCTCATCACTTGGTGGAAGAACATATAAGCCATTCTTAACAGTGCCCTGAAAAAGTACTTCCTGAGTGtgcaaatccttcacaagaaaaccaGAAGagttaaattcaaaaaatacataattatcAACACAAAACTGACGCACAGATAATAAGTTTTTGGAAATAGAAGGAACGTGAATTAAATTATGGAGAAGGAATTTGCCATTTGGTGTGGGAAGAAGGCCAGCTCCAGTGTTTTGAATGGGAAGGGACGACCCATCACCAATATGCACTTGATCAGGTCCATTGTATGGTGTGGACTCCAGATTCAAGTTGGAAAAATCAACCGTAAAGTGATTTGTAGCAGCAGAGTCTGGAAACCACTGATTTGACGAAGAGGAAGGAACGGAAGTGTAATTGGCTGTGAGGGATGGAGGTGGAGACGGTTGATAGTTGTGAGTGAAGCGATGAAAACACTGGAAGGCTGAGTGACCGACTCTGGTACAGATTTGACAAGTCGGTTTGTGTTGATTctgagaagagaaaaagttagGAGACCCAGTATTGGTAGTTCGGGCTCCTCCACGACCACGGCGATACCCGCGGCCACGACCTCGAGTAGACGGACTGGAAGATGGACGAAGATTGGTGGAATTAGCGGAGAAGGACGCAACAGAGAGTGTCGTTTGGGTCTGATGAGCAAGTCTTGATTCATGATTTAAAAGGTAGCTAAAAACCTGAGAAATGGAGAGAGGTTCGGGTCTTGTGGTGATGGAAGACACGACAGATTCATAGTCGGCTTCTAAACCAGTCAATAGATAGATGATAAACTCATGGGAAGAAAGTGGATGACCGGcagaggagagggaggaggcTAGAGCTTTAGCTTTGTGAAAGTATGCGGAGATGGTGTCTGAACCTTTCTTGAGTGTAGCTAGTTGGTAACGAGTTTGCATCAAATGGGCAGTGGACTGCGCCGAATACAGATTGGTGAGAGTGGTCCAGATTTCATGGGAGGTGGCACAATCAACAACTTGGGAAAGAATGTTGTCGGTAAGAGAGGAATAGAGTGCCGAAATGACCATTTGATCTTGTAGAAGCCAGGAGCTGTGGGCTGGGTTGGGTTTATCATCGAGGAAGGGAGGAGGAGAAGGGACCGAGCCATCGATATAGCCATAGAGCTGGTGGCTTTTGAGAAATGCAAGGAGTTGAGCTTTCCAAAGAGGGAAATTGTCGGTGGAAAGCTTTACTGTTATTAGATGAGCAGCGGCATTGGTGAGGGAAGGATTCGGTGATGGAGTGGGGGccatgagggaaaaaaaaaatcctatgcTGGCTCTATGATACCATGAAGAGAAATGTAAAACCCAGATGAAGACAAAGCATTTGTTGAAATGCCTCAATGGGCGTAAACATTTCTGAATGATATTTCCGTAAGTGCTTATCCTTCATACAGTACATCAGTATTTATAGAAGGCTCAGAATACCAAAACAAATTTACAAGAATATTCTAGAAGATGCTATAGAGGCACGGCCTTGCCATTCTGTTGAGAAGTTTGTTGTGATTTCGGTTGTGGTGGTCTGACAGCAGGTGCGTGCTGTGTAGCTCTGTGTAATGGAGGCAAATATTCTGTTGTGCTAACACAACTGGAGAAACAATGCCAACGATGATCATCAACATGTGTTCCATCCCATCTTGAAGCAGATCCAGTTTACTTGTGAAGCCTGTGGTGAGGAACGCAAGGACATTGCTAGCCTATGTAGCATTTGTCAACTCTTGATTCACACCAAATGTGCTCACTTTCCACAAACCATCAAAACTGTAGCACATGATCACTCCCTCACCCGTACCTATTCTCTGCATCAAGCCAAGGAGCAGCTACACAATGTATTTTGTAAACTCTGCTACAAAAAGATGGACACAAAGTATGCAGGTTATTATTGCCAAGAATGTGATTATGTTGCCCACTTGCCCTGCACTTATGATAAATTGCTTATGGATGGGTATGTGGACATAAGTGTAACTCTTGATGCACAGTTTGAGGAGATAAGCCTAGAAGAGGGTGGAGTAGTTGGGGAGATCAAACACTTCAGTCATCAACATAATTTATGTCTTGGTGATAAAGAAATAGAGGATGATAAGTTTTGTGAAGGGTGTGGGCAACTAATCTTGGACTCTTTTTACAAATGTGAGCAATGCAAATtcttccttcatgaaagttgtgcTAAACTACCCAAAAAGAAGCGACACTTGCTTCATCGACACCCTCTCACTCTCAACTCAAGGGGTGATTGCATGTTCTATTGCAGTGCTTGTAAGCATCCTCACAGAGGCTTTAGCTACAAATGTGATGAGTGTTACTACAACTTGGacattcaatgtatttcactcCCGGAAACCTTTAAACATGAAGGTCATCAGCATTCCCTCTTCCTTGCTATAAGTTCGATGGAAAAATGCAAAGCTTGTGATAGCTCAAGCAACTGTTATGGTGCATTCTTCGAACCTGTATTTGTATGTACCGAGCGCGATTTCGTCTTGGGTTTTGAATGTGCAAGTCTTCCGCTTGAAGCTAGGTATGACACACATCTTCTCAAACTCACATATACCGTCGAAGATGATTCGGGAGAATATTATTGTATGATTTGCAAGGAGAAAAGAAATCCAAACCATTGGTTCTATTATTGTGAAAAAGGTGGCTTTGCTGCTCATATTGGATGCATTTCTGTGTCATGGAGATCCTAGCTTATACTGGATCAACTATTTTGCTATGGAGGGTGTATCTTATCCTTGGGATTGAGAAGTGTGCCCTAATctctcttccaaggaaaattgtAGTATAAAGTGCTCTGACAAGAGTTTGTCACCACCATAAAGAGAAGTTTGTTTTGATGTTATTGATGATTAAGGTCTCTAAGTAGATACTCTATATCCATTTCAAGTAAAATGGAGTAAGGATCCTTATCCCATAATTTCAATCTccccttttaataaaataggctACTTTATGATTAGGGGAGTGTGTTGTTTTGTATATTAGAgctgcaaataaaattataaaactatattgtaTAAATACACGTGGTTTGATTCAATACATaaggttttaaaaatttttttattgtaaagtatatcTGACATATAATATCAAACCACATGTTAGTTTTTAAGATCAGCTTCTTACTGAGGATTAGAGAAAACCCATCTTCCTTTAGTTGTACTTGCTTGTTTATTTGCGCGTGTATTGGAGAAAGAGAACCTTCTTGCATAATTCAATTCAGCATCCTTATGTTTATTCTAATGCTGAAATTTTCTTGGCATtagtaaattattaaattacatCTATCTACTGTATTCTTATAAACGCATGTTtattttcgtgtaattgcaacgtatcatattgaaaataaattttttaatgatggacctcacttttttcaaataggGTGCGTGATGCTTGTACACTTaagattgtatctaatattattattattattattttataacttattttataatttacaattataaacatattatttcattaaaattaaattttatcttataaaattactcatcatttagtatagaattttaaatgagttgtcggataataatttttcttgtatttttttgttttaatcataAGATGCAACAGTGTTACAGTTGATATATCTTTCTCTCTTCCAAATGTTAAAGCCTCAACGGAGATGGGAAAAGTAATTTGTTCGATGACTAGACAATCACATTTTTATCCTTATGGTTTGTTTTGATTGGTATGTATAACTTATTGAGAAATACGTTAgctgattagataaaaataatcttataaattgatgtgatttaatgtagtttatcaaattgtaaaattatttttattataaaatagatcagatcgtataaaattatatcaatttatgatattacttttgtgtaatattttttagtCTGACTGTAAGTTAGTTTTAGAGCACTGCCAACATATtcgataaaatgaaaaaaaatctaaaatttgaatGGATTGAGAGTAAAGATGCCGGCATTGAATTTGgtaaaactc is drawn from Juglans regia cultivar Chandler chromosome 5, Walnut 2.0, whole genome shotgun sequence and contains these coding sequences:
- the LOC109004035 gene encoding uncharacterized protein LOC109004035 encodes the protein MDTKYAGYYCQECDYVAHLPCTYDKLLMDGYVDISVTLDAQFEEISLEEGGVVGEIKHFSHQHNLCLGDKEIEDDKFCEGCGQLILDSFYKCEQCKFFLHESCAKLPKKKRHLLHRHPLTLNSRGDCMFYCSACKHPHRGFSYKCDECYYNLDIQCISLPETFKHEGHQHSLFLAISSMEKCKACDSSSNCYGAFFEPVFVCTERDFVLGFECASLPLEARYDTHLLKLTYTVEDDSGEYYCMICKEKRNPNHWFYYCEKGGFAAHIGCISVSWRS